The window TTACGTTACGGTGGATGGCGACAGATTGCTCTCACGACCCGCCCGACGCACCGAAACCACAGGTGATTCACCATGGCGATAGGATTAGACGTAGAAACACCACCAGAACCGGACGATCCGGACTATGATTACGAGAAGTGTCCGTTCTACGGCGAGCTTCCCGTTCGAGGGCAGATCCTCGAGGGAATCGTCGCGAGCGCGGACATGGACAAGACCGTGATCGTCGAACGAGAGTACGACGTCTTCGTGCCGAAATACGATCGGTACATGAAGCGTCGATCGCGCGTCCCGGCCCACGTGCCGGGCGTGCTCGA is drawn from Halalkalicoccus subterraneus and contains these coding sequences:
- the rpsQ gene encoding 30S ribosomal protein S17, giving the protein MAIGLDVETPPEPDDPDYDYEKCPFYGELPVRGQILEGIVASADMDKTVIVEREYDVFVPKYDRYMKRRSRVPAHVPGVL